The Mytilus galloprovincialis chromosome 2, xbMytGall1.hap1.1, whole genome shotgun sequence genome has a window encoding:
- the LOC143062858 gene encoding uncharacterized protein LOC143062858 isoform X2 produces the protein MYNAGMSWVTVGSPLWRKDTVQTTIKSLPSIDEMKRMEKSFVNDAVKTHKHHSSRRTNIIPHYDAMEDRFAMSYFKSPLTQAIIDRTLAIKEIKNKNDLDIRKNINKLSFRQRCKATPTVDEIRQREKQYVNDAIITEKKRTKYKDIIPVYDASNDDHCKAYFNRPDVKRLVTKTCSPRKPLHRI, from the exons ATGTATAATGCG GGAATGTCTTGGGTTACAGTTGGAAGTCCTCTTTGGAGAAAAGACACAGTACAAACAACCATCAAATCACTGCCATCTATCGATGAAATGAAGAGAATGGAAAAAAGTTTTGTTAATGATGCAGTAAAAACACACAAACATCATAGTTCAAGACGGACAAACATAATTCCACATTATGACGCAATGGAAGATAGATTCGCCATGTCATATTTCAAGTCACCATTAACGCAAGCCATCATTGACAGAACATTAGCTATTAAG gaaataaaaaacaagaatgacTTAGATATCAGGAAAAATATCAACAAGCTGAGTTTCCGACAACGATGCAAAGCAACTCCAACAGTGGATGAAATACGACAGCGCGAGAAACAATACGTCAATGACGCCATAATTACAGAAAAGAAGCgcacaaaatataaagacattataCCTGTATACGACGCGTCTAATGACGATCATTGTAAAGCATATTTTAATCGACCTGATGTAAAACGTCTTGTAACTAAAACATGTTCACCTAGAAAACCTTTACATAGAATATAG
- the LOC143062858 gene encoding uncharacterized protein LOC143062858 isoform X1, which produces MYRHRKYHKYEPGMSWVTVGSPLWRKDTVQTTIKSLPSIDEMKRMEKSFVNDAVKTHKHHSSRRTNIIPHYDAMEDRFAMSYFKSPLTQAIIDRTLAIKEIKNKNDLDIRKNINKLSFRQRCKATPTVDEIRQREKQYVNDAIITEKKRTKYKDIIPVYDASNDDHCKAYFNRPDVKRLVTKTCSPRKPLHRI; this is translated from the exons ATGTATCGACACAGGAAATATCATAAATATGAACCG GGAATGTCTTGGGTTACAGTTGGAAGTCCTCTTTGGAGAAAAGACACAGTACAAACAACCATCAAATCACTGCCATCTATCGATGAAATGAAGAGAATGGAAAAAAGTTTTGTTAATGATGCAGTAAAAACACACAAACATCATAGTTCAAGACGGACAAACATAATTCCACATTATGACGCAATGGAAGATAGATTCGCCATGTCATATTTCAAGTCACCATTAACGCAAGCCATCATTGACAGAACATTAGCTATTAAG gaaataaaaaacaagaatgacTTAGATATCAGGAAAAATATCAACAAGCTGAGTTTCCGACAACGATGCAAAGCAACTCCAACAGTGGATGAAATACGACAGCGCGAGAAACAATACGTCAATGACGCCATAATTACAGAAAAGAAGCgcacaaaatataaagacattataCCTGTATACGACGCGTCTAATGACGATCATTGTAAAGCATATTTTAATCGACCTGATGTAAAACGTCTTGTAACTAAAACATGTTCACCTAGAAAACCTTTACATAGAATATAG
- the LOC143062858 gene encoding uncharacterized protein LOC143062858 isoform X3 translates to MSWVTVGSPLWRKDTVQTTIKSLPSIDEMKRMEKSFVNDAVKTHKHHSSRRTNIIPHYDAMEDRFAMSYFKSPLTQAIIDRTLAIKEIKNKNDLDIRKNINKLSFRQRCKATPTVDEIRQREKQYVNDAIITEKKRTKYKDIIPVYDASNDDHCKAYFNRPDVKRLVTKTCSPRKPLHRI, encoded by the exons ATGTCTTGGGTTACAGTTGGAAGTCCTCTTTGGAGAAAAGACACAGTACAAACAACCATCAAATCACTGCCATCTATCGATGAAATGAAGAGAATGGAAAAAAGTTTTGTTAATGATGCAGTAAAAACACACAAACATCATAGTTCAAGACGGACAAACATAATTCCACATTATGACGCAATGGAAGATAGATTCGCCATGTCATATTTCAAGTCACCATTAACGCAAGCCATCATTGACAGAACATTAGCTATTAAG gaaataaaaaacaagaatgacTTAGATATCAGGAAAAATATCAACAAGCTGAGTTTCCGACAACGATGCAAAGCAACTCCAACAGTGGATGAAATACGACAGCGCGAGAAACAATACGTCAATGACGCCATAATTACAGAAAAGAAGCgcacaaaatataaagacattataCCTGTATACGACGCGTCTAATGACGATCATTGTAAAGCATATTTTAATCGACCTGATGTAAAACGTCTTGTAACTAAAACATGTTCACCTAGAAAACCTTTACATAGAATATAG
- the LOC143062857 gene encoding uncharacterized protein LOC143062857 has translation MTTKRWSNSSIKNIDDAMDALVEDYFHYDDLSNREAEYIKRNLADVNGEGNLILEEVDSANFNFPNEILQDIENAQNHEIDESDKENSSSSKRFRSVTDEDTDSFLALSVNKNTKTKTKSDLKVMLDFFISVGEMRDSVEIPAKDLDSLLSRFFLGVLKKNGDEYEPDSLSSMFNSLDRHLKDSKSSISIKKDPEFNHTRRVLEAKRKALKSLGKGSKPNRAEPLTTEEIQILREKGVIGTQNPDALLNAVFLNNATYFGLRGRQDHVNMTWGDVKLKATSDGKEYLEFNERSTKTRSGAKSRDFRDITPKIFGEGGSNCPIHVYKEYKRHRPQDTLTDEHRFYLRPLDNKHEEIWYTRQTIGKDKLGKMVKNMAEKGDLQGRKVNHSGRKTFATTLLQNGRPANEVAQLGGWKGISTLTHYSVPSIEQQQQASHTISKVMLPNSDLQTTSDSEEPCELSNSNTLVHNNLNANVSNTNNQTANKHDNPMAMFAGATITGGVFNINIYSGERKNTINCSQEL, from the exons ATGACAACAAAACGATGGAGCAATAGctctataaaaaatatagatgatGCGATGGATGCGTTAGTTGAAGACTATTTTCACTACGACGATTTATCTAATAGGGAGGCAGAGTACATCAAGAGAAATCTCGCGGATGTCAATGGGGAAGGAAATTTGATTCTGGAAGAAGTTGATTCAGCGAATTTCAACTTCCCAAATGAAATTCTGCAGGACATTGAAAATGCACAGAATCATGAGATTGACGAATCAGACAAAGAAAATAGCTCGAGTAGCAAGAGGTTTCGCTCTGTCACTGATGAAGACACTGACTCTTTTCTAGCTTTAAGTGTTAACAAGaacacaaaaactaaaacaaagaGTGACTTGAAAGTGATGCTGGATTTTTTCATATCTGTTGGAGAAATGCGTGATTCAGTGGAAATACCTGCCAAAGACTTGGACAGTCTGTTATCAAGATTTTTTCTTGGAGTCCTGAAGAAAAATGGTGACGAATATGAGCCTGACTCTTTATCCTCTATGTTCAACAGCTTGGATAGACATTTGAAGGACTCAAAAAGTAGTATAAG TATTAAAAAGGATCCTGAGTTCAACCACACAAGACGGGTATTAGAAGCGAAGCGAAAGGCATTAAAGTCATTGGGCAAGGGCAGTAAGCCAAACAGAGCTGAACCTTTGACGACTGAGGAAATCCAAATCTTGAGGGAGAAAGGCGTTATTGGAACac aaaaccCTGATGCATTACTGAATGCTGTGTTTTTAAATAATGCAACATACTTTGGTCTACGAGGTCGACAAGACCATGTTAACATGACATGGGGAGATGTCAAGTTAAAAGCTACATCTGATGGAAAGGAGTATTTGGAATTTAATG AAAGAAGCACCAAAACCCGTAGTGGAGCAAAAAGCAGGGATTTCCGGGATATTACGCCAAAGATTTTCGGGGAAGGAGGAAGTAATTGCCCTATTCATGTTTACAAGGAATACAAACGGCATAGACCTCAAGACACATTAACTGATGAACATAGATTTTATTTGAGGCCTTTAGATAATAAACATGAGGAAATATGGTACACTCGCCAAACCATAGGCAAAGATAAATTAggtaaaatggtaaaaaatatggCAGAAAAAGGAGATCTTCAAGGAAGAAAGGTTAATCATTCGGGACGTAAAACTTTTGCTACCACACTACTTCAAAATGGTAGACCTGCCAATGAAGTTGCTCAATTAGGAGGCTGGAAAGGCATTAGTACCTTAACTCATTATTCAGTACCGTCTATTGAACAACAGCAACAAGCTTCTCACACAATATCTAAGGTCATGTTGCCGAACTCAGATTTACAGACGACATCAGATTCAGAGGAACCTTGTGAACTTTCAAACTCAAATACATTAGTTCATAATAATTTAAATGCAAATGTATCAAATACAAATAATCAAACTGCTAACAAACATGACAACCCAATGGCCATGTTTGCAGGTGCAACTATAACAGGTGGTGTTTTCAATATTAACATATACTCAGGGGAAAGAAAGAATACTATAAACTGCAGCCAAGAGCTTTAA